In Desulfurobacteriaceae bacterium, the following are encoded in one genomic region:
- a CDS encoding secondary thiamine-phosphate synthase enzyme YjbQ — translation MKAYTEYLVFNTKNRRELIRITDKVKEAVEKSKVKEGLCLVSAMHLTAAVIIQDDEEGLHEDIWEWLENLAPFRPDYKHHRTGEDNGDAHLKNLLTHLQVVLPITNGQLDLGPWQEIFYAEFDGQRPKRVIIKIIGE, via the coding sequence ATGAAAGCTTATACAGAATACCTTGTTTTTAACACTAAAAATAGAAGGGAACTCATAAGAATTACAGACAAAGTAAAGGAAGCCGTTGAAAAGTCTAAGGTTAAAGAAGGACTTTGTCTTGTGTCAGCAATGCATTTAACTGCTGCAGTAATTATTCAGGATGATGAGGAGGGACTTCACGAAGATATTTGGGAATGGCTTGAGAACTTAGCCCCATTTAGACCCGACTATAAACATCACAGAACAGGTGAGGATAACGGAGACGCCCACCTTAAAAACTTACTTACCCATCTTCAAGTCGTTTTGCCAATTACTAACGGGCAACTGGATTTAGGACCGTGGCAAGAGATTTTCTACGCTGAATTTGACGGTCAAAGACCAAAGAGAGTTATCATCAAGATAATTGGAGAATAG